The following coding sequences are from one Triticum dicoccoides isolate Atlit2015 ecotype Zavitan chromosome 4A, WEW_v2.0, whole genome shotgun sequence window:
- the LOC119285561 gene encoding ABSCISIC ACID-INSENSITIVE 5-like protein 2 — translation MGTQAMPSGGAISRQGSLCSLTLSDVEGQLHGVNLDDLLRTAGSARRTADEVWRDIHGADGGTSRPRAQMTLEDFLSRPGGDAGGAHWAEQYNPPAPVPVPGQQRHNNVARPLPRPLGVGAGPVLDALYHDHDGATMSGQKRAAVGGPGEKTVERRKKRMIKNRESAARSRARKQAYTNELENKISRLEEENEQLRSYKAFEPVVHCVPQQEPKNQLRRRNSASF, via the exons ATGGGAACTCAGGCAATGCCGTCCGGTGGGGCCATCTCGCGCCAGGGCTCGCTCTGCAGCCTCACGCTGAGCGACGTCGAGGGCCAGCTGCACGGCGTCAACCTCGACGACCTCCTCCGCACGGCCGGCTCGGCCAGGAGGACGGCTGACGAGGTGTGGCGGGACATCCACGGCGCCGACGGCGGCACCAGCCGACCGCGGGCCCAGATGACGCTGGAGGACTTCCTGTCCAGGCCCGGCGGCGACGCGGGGGGCGCCCACTGGGCCGAGCAGTACAATCCCCCGGCCCCGGTCCCGGTGCCGGGGCAGCAGCGCCACAACAACGTCGCCCGTCCCCTCCCGCGGCCGCTGGGGGTGGGCGCCGGGCCGGTGCTGGACGCGCTGTACCACGACCACGACGGGGCCACCATGTCCGGGCAGAAGCGTGCCGCCGTGGGCGGCCCCGGGGAGAAGACGGTGGAGCGGCGAAAGAAGCGGATGATCAAGAACCGGGAGTCGGCGGCGAGGTCGCGCGCGAGGAAGCAG GCGTACACGAACGAGCTCGAGAACAAGATCTCCCGACTGGAAGAGGAGAACGAGCAGCTCAGGAGTTACAAG GCATTCGAACCGGTGGTGCACTGTGTGCCGCAGCAGGAGCCGAAGAACCagctccggcggaggaactcggccAGCTTCTGA